In Candidatus Nitrosarchaeum limnium SFB1, the following proteins share a genomic window:
- a CDS encoding hypothetical protein (hypothetical protein Nmar_1598) yields MVVSLATGPSPITTTIIPSRTESLFLKLTAERISTRMKGIAVVSSFIQKELDVDTAKAIMTEIMDMIQN; encoded by the coding sequence ATGGTGGTTTCTTTAGCTACCGGTCCTAGTCCAATTACTACAACTATAATCCCATCTAGAACTGAATCCTTATTTTTAAAATTGACTGCTGAAAGAATCAGTACTAGAATGAAAGGTATTGCTGTTGTCTCATCATTTATCCAAAAAGAATTAGATGTAGATACAGCAAAAGCTATAATGACAGAAATTATGGATATGATTCAGAATTGA